The following are encoded together in the Girardinichthys multiradiatus isolate DD_20200921_A chromosome X, DD_fGirMul_XY1, whole genome shotgun sequence genome:
- the LOC124863266 gene encoding probable mitochondrial glutathione transporter SLC25A39 isoform X1 yields the protein MPHVAVMATFRYIRLQEVDRPTETQNTLLHPFGETGLRRLSLVVAQGEIGSSMQVKDKLSKCFKDLVWTTPPRHTLLSKKKKKHVWLQCTVGRMGERTVGGPVAAISPVQQMLASGTGALLTSLFVTPLDVVKIRLQAQQAPFHQALGSESAPWVGVRRSSKWKCFLYCNGLMDHIYVCQNGTSCSNWYRKPTHFSGTLDAFVKITRHEGLWSLWSGLPPTLVMAVPATVIYFTCYDQLRDFLWFGLGLQGSHVPLLAGGLARLGAVTVISPLELVRTKMQSRKLTYSELQVCIRSAVAQGGLLSMWRGWGPTVLRDVPFSALYWFNYELVKAQLCEQYATPKANFSISFTAGAVSGAIAAILTLPFDVVKTRRQIRLGEMESLGVSKKGTISTWHMMKEIWCELGYRGLFAGFMPRVIKVAPACAVMISSYEFGKAFFQKANLDRQRLEV from the exons ATGCCCCATGTGGCTGTAATGGCCACATTTCGGTATATTAGACTCCAGGAAGTGGACAGGCCAACGGAAACGCAGAacaccctcctccacccctttgGGGAAACCGGTTTGAGACGGTTGTCTCTAGTTGTGGCTCAGGGTGAGATTGGAAGCAGCATGCAAGTTAAAGATAAGCTATCAAAATGCTTCAAGGACCTTGTCTGGACAACTCCACCTAGACATACCctgctcagtaaaaaaaaaaaaaagcacgtCTGGCTTCAATGCACG GTGGGCAGGATGGGGGAGCGGACCGTTGGCGGCCCTGTGGCTGCGATCTCTCCAGTGCAGCAGATGCTGGCCTCTGGCACTGGAGCCCTCCTCACATCTCTATTTG TCACACCGCTGGATGTTGTGAAGATAAGGCTGCAGGCTCAGCAGGCACCCTTCCACCAAG CTTTAGGCAGTGAATCTGCTCCATGGGTTGGCGTCCGCCGCTCTTCCAAAT GGAAGTGCTTTCTGTACTGCAATGGATTGATGGATCACATCTACGTCTGTCAGAATGGAACAAGTTGCTCCAACTGGTACAGAAAACCAACACATTTCAGTGGCACTCTG GATGCCTTTGTGAAAATCACCCGCCATGAAGGACTCTGGTCTCTGTGGAGTGGGCTGCCTCCAACACT GGTCATGGCAGTTCCAGCCACAGTCATCTACTTCACCTGCTACGACCAGCTGAGGGACTTCCTGTGGTTCGGTCTGGGTCTTCAGGGCAGCCATGTTCCTCTTCTTGCTGGAGGTCTTGCCAGAt TGGGAGCTGTGACGGTAATCAGCCCTCTGGAGCTGgtcaggaccaaaatgcagtcCAGAAAGCTGACCTACAGCGAGCTGCAGGTGTGCATCCGCTCGGCTGTGGCCCAGGGCGGCCTGCTGTCAATGTGGAGGGGCTGGGGACCCACCGTTCTCAGAGATGTGCCTTTTTCTG CTTTGTACTGGTTTAACTACGAACTGGTGAAGGCCCAGCTGTGTGAACAATACGCAACGCCAAAGGCCAACTTTTCTATCAGCTTTACTGCAGGAGCTGTTTCTGGAGCC ATTGCTGCTATCCTGACGCTCCCATTTGACGTTGTGAAGACTCGAAGGCAGATTCGGCTGGGAGAGATGGAGTCTCTGGGAG TTTCCAAAAAGGGAACCATTTCCACATGGCACATGATGAAGGAAATCTGGTGTGAGTTGGGTTACAGAGGTCTCTTTGCAG GTTTCATGCCCAGAGTGATCAAAGTCGCCCCAGCCTGTGCTGTAATGATCAGCAGCTATGAGTTCGGGAAGGCCTTCTTCCAAAAGGCGAACCTTGATCGACAGCGGCTGGAAGTATGA
- the LOC124863266 gene encoding probable mitochondrial glutathione transporter SLC25A39 isoform X2: MPHVAVMATFRYIRLQEVDRPTETQNTLLHPFGETGLRRLSLVVAQGEIGSSMQVKDKLSKCFKDLVWTTPPRHTLLSKKKKKHVWLQCTVGRMGERTVGGPVAAISPVQQMLASGTGALLTSLFVTPLDVVKIRLQAQQAPFHQGKCFLYCNGLMDHIYVCQNGTSCSNWYRKPTHFSGTLDAFVKITRHEGLWSLWSGLPPTLVMAVPATVIYFTCYDQLRDFLWFGLGLQGSHVPLLAGGLARLGAVTVISPLELVRTKMQSRKLTYSELQVCIRSAVAQGGLLSMWRGWGPTVLRDVPFSALYWFNYELVKAQLCEQYATPKANFSISFTAGAVSGAIAAILTLPFDVVKTRRQIRLGEMESLGVSKKGTISTWHMMKEIWCELGYRGLFAGFMPRVIKVAPACAVMISSYEFGKAFFQKANLDRQRLEV; encoded by the exons ATGCCCCATGTGGCTGTAATGGCCACATTTCGGTATATTAGACTCCAGGAAGTGGACAGGCCAACGGAAACGCAGAacaccctcctccacccctttgGGGAAACCGGTTTGAGACGGTTGTCTCTAGTTGTGGCTCAGGGTGAGATTGGAAGCAGCATGCAAGTTAAAGATAAGCTATCAAAATGCTTCAAGGACCTTGTCTGGACAACTCCACCTAGACATACCctgctcagtaaaaaaaaaaaaaagcacgtCTGGCTTCAATGCACG GTGGGCAGGATGGGGGAGCGGACCGTTGGCGGCCCTGTGGCTGCGATCTCTCCAGTGCAGCAGATGCTGGCCTCTGGCACTGGAGCCCTCCTCACATCTCTATTTG TCACACCGCTGGATGTTGTGAAGATAAGGCTGCAGGCTCAGCAGGCACCCTTCCACCAAG GGAAGTGCTTTCTGTACTGCAATGGATTGATGGATCACATCTACGTCTGTCAGAATGGAACAAGTTGCTCCAACTGGTACAGAAAACCAACACATTTCAGTGGCACTCTG GATGCCTTTGTGAAAATCACCCGCCATGAAGGACTCTGGTCTCTGTGGAGTGGGCTGCCTCCAACACT GGTCATGGCAGTTCCAGCCACAGTCATCTACTTCACCTGCTACGACCAGCTGAGGGACTTCCTGTGGTTCGGTCTGGGTCTTCAGGGCAGCCATGTTCCTCTTCTTGCTGGAGGTCTTGCCAGAt TGGGAGCTGTGACGGTAATCAGCCCTCTGGAGCTGgtcaggaccaaaatgcagtcCAGAAAGCTGACCTACAGCGAGCTGCAGGTGTGCATCCGCTCGGCTGTGGCCCAGGGCGGCCTGCTGTCAATGTGGAGGGGCTGGGGACCCACCGTTCTCAGAGATGTGCCTTTTTCTG CTTTGTACTGGTTTAACTACGAACTGGTGAAGGCCCAGCTGTGTGAACAATACGCAACGCCAAAGGCCAACTTTTCTATCAGCTTTACTGCAGGAGCTGTTTCTGGAGCC ATTGCTGCTATCCTGACGCTCCCATTTGACGTTGTGAAGACTCGAAGGCAGATTCGGCTGGGAGAGATGGAGTCTCTGGGAG TTTCCAAAAAGGGAACCATTTCCACATGGCACATGATGAAGGAAATCTGGTGTGAGTTGGGTTACAGAGGTCTCTTTGCAG GTTTCATGCCCAGAGTGATCAAAGTCGCCCCAGCCTGTGCTGTAATGATCAGCAGCTATGAGTTCGGGAAGGCCTTCTTCCAAAAGGCGAACCTTGATCGACAGCGGCTGGAAGTATGA
- the LOC124863266 gene encoding probable mitochondrial glutathione transporter SLC25A39 isoform X3: MGERTVGGPVAAISPVQQMLASGTGALLTSLFVTPLDVVKIRLQAQQAPFHQALGSESAPWVGVRRSSKWKCFLYCNGLMDHIYVCQNGTSCSNWYRKPTHFSGTLDAFVKITRHEGLWSLWSGLPPTLVMAVPATVIYFTCYDQLRDFLWFGLGLQGSHVPLLAGGLARLGAVTVISPLELVRTKMQSRKLTYSELQVCIRSAVAQGGLLSMWRGWGPTVLRDVPFSALYWFNYELVKAQLCEQYATPKANFSISFTAGAVSGAIAAILTLPFDVVKTRRQIRLGEMESLGVSKKGTISTWHMMKEIWCELGYRGLFAGFMPRVIKVAPACAVMISSYEFGKAFFQKANLDRQRLEV, translated from the exons ATGGGGGAGCGGACCGTTGGCGGCCCTGTGGCTGCGATCTCTCCAGTGCAGCAGATGCTGGCCTCTGGCACTGGAGCCCTCCTCACATCTCTATTTG TCACACCGCTGGATGTTGTGAAGATAAGGCTGCAGGCTCAGCAGGCACCCTTCCACCAAG CTTTAGGCAGTGAATCTGCTCCATGGGTTGGCGTCCGCCGCTCTTCCAAAT GGAAGTGCTTTCTGTACTGCAATGGATTGATGGATCACATCTACGTCTGTCAGAATGGAACAAGTTGCTCCAACTGGTACAGAAAACCAACACATTTCAGTGGCACTCTG GATGCCTTTGTGAAAATCACCCGCCATGAAGGACTCTGGTCTCTGTGGAGTGGGCTGCCTCCAACACT GGTCATGGCAGTTCCAGCCACAGTCATCTACTTCACCTGCTACGACCAGCTGAGGGACTTCCTGTGGTTCGGTCTGGGTCTTCAGGGCAGCCATGTTCCTCTTCTTGCTGGAGGTCTTGCCAGAt TGGGAGCTGTGACGGTAATCAGCCCTCTGGAGCTGgtcaggaccaaaatgcagtcCAGAAAGCTGACCTACAGCGAGCTGCAGGTGTGCATCCGCTCGGCTGTGGCCCAGGGCGGCCTGCTGTCAATGTGGAGGGGCTGGGGACCCACCGTTCTCAGAGATGTGCCTTTTTCTG CTTTGTACTGGTTTAACTACGAACTGGTGAAGGCCCAGCTGTGTGAACAATACGCAACGCCAAAGGCCAACTTTTCTATCAGCTTTACTGCAGGAGCTGTTTCTGGAGCC ATTGCTGCTATCCTGACGCTCCCATTTGACGTTGTGAAGACTCGAAGGCAGATTCGGCTGGGAGAGATGGAGTCTCTGGGAG TTTCCAAAAAGGGAACCATTTCCACATGGCACATGATGAAGGAAATCTGGTGTGAGTTGGGTTACAGAGGTCTCTTTGCAG GTTTCATGCCCAGAGTGATCAAAGTCGCCCCAGCCTGTGCTGTAATGATCAGCAGCTATGAGTTCGGGAAGGCCTTCTTCCAAAAGGCGAACCTTGATCGACAGCGGCTGGAAGTATGA